One segment of Nocardioides sp. QY071 DNA contains the following:
- a CDS encoding TSUP family transporter: protein MGDLSLTVIALLALAALTAGFVDAVVGGGGLVQLPALLLGLPGASPVQVLATNKIASVCGTAASSLTYYRRIGPDLRTALPLMALALTGAFSGALLASHIPRDAFEPIVLAALVVVGGYVLLRPELGEQTALRFAGHRHLVAAMGVGFVIGFYDGILGPGTGSFFVFALVGLLGYDFLQASAKAKLANFATNVGALLLFVPHGAVLWDVGLMMGACNLVGGYLGARTAVARGSRFVRLFFIAVVSAFVVRIGGGVLGLW from the coding sequence GTGGGGGACCTCAGCCTGACTGTCATCGCCCTGCTCGCGCTGGCGGCGCTCACGGCCGGCTTCGTGGACGCGGTGGTCGGCGGCGGGGGACTGGTCCAGCTCCCCGCGTTGCTGCTCGGGCTGCCGGGAGCGAGCCCGGTGCAGGTCCTCGCCACCAACAAGATCGCCTCGGTGTGCGGCACGGCGGCCAGCTCGCTCACCTACTACCGCCGGATCGGCCCGGACCTGCGCACCGCGCTGCCGCTGATGGCCCTCGCCCTGACCGGCGCGTTCTCCGGCGCCCTGCTGGCCTCGCACATCCCCCGCGACGCGTTCGAGCCGATCGTGCTGGCGGCGCTGGTCGTGGTCGGCGGCTACGTCCTGCTCCGCCCCGAGCTCGGCGAGCAGACGGCGCTCCGCTTCGCCGGACACCGCCACCTGGTCGCCGCGATGGGCGTCGGGTTCGTGATCGGCTTCTACGACGGCATCCTCGGCCCCGGCACGGGCAGCTTCTTCGTGTTCGCCCTCGTCGGCCTGCTCGGCTACGACTTCCTCCAGGCCTCGGCGAAGGCCAAGCTCGCGAACTTCGCGACCAACGTGGGCGCGCTGCTGCTGTTCGTCCCGCACGGCGCCGTGCTGTGGGACGTCGGGCTGATGATGGGCGCCTGCAACCTGGTCGGCGGCTACCTCGGGGCACGGACCGCGGTCGCGCGCGGCTCCCGGTTCGTGCGGCTGTTCTTCATCGCCGTGGTGAGCGCCTTCGTCGTCCGCATCGGCGGCGGTGTGCTCGGTCTGTGGTGA
- a CDS encoding alpha/beta hydrolase, translating into MTLVYLPAQVPPCPQLTSTPTGAQDLATDLRAAAIAVKNVQGRAASVAAPAWEGDTAQAHDHAATQVAVRLDGAEAALDEAVTAADRFAARLSRLFVRRARINADRAEVNELIGALVAEVAAAADDSRLADFRQRADVLHRRAVALRGRIDAWVLARAEAEADLVAALQGVDSVAEGVAAAADPARPRTGDLTRQLRRLRGDPAALAAWWRGLRRAEQQALTTEHPGLVGNTGGVSMAERDEANRGELARDLDYYREREKDDQLTSKDERVLDNARSVDRALDEHAGPTDDAGAHLTKLLAYAPGLHSGDGGVAVGFGDPDTADHVSVNVPGLTTDTSSIGGNLDKTFVLHEAAVGEERGSVATVYWADYDAPSGNPLNPLDPLGQADFDGVALTDKAEAGGERFGDFVDGVRGSDQGPPAHLTAIGHSYGSTAVGHALAEGLPVDDVVLLGSPGVPADTAGELTDAQVWVGSKDHDPVSLLGSGDRGGVGALGHDPADTAFGGTRFETGEGDLRAEELLHNHTSYFTGTSLANLAHVVAGADDEVSEQPPRGAPGGGHLTLPELLVAASGASAGERLADGGRWLWEHSKFGGRL; encoded by the coding sequence GTGACCCTCGTCTACCTTCCGGCGCAGGTGCCGCCCTGCCCCCAGCTGACCTCGACGCCGACCGGCGCCCAGGACCTCGCCACGGACCTGCGCGCGGCCGCGATCGCCGTCAAGAACGTCCAGGGCCGGGCCGCCTCCGTCGCAGCGCCGGCGTGGGAGGGTGACACCGCACAGGCCCACGACCACGCCGCGACCCAGGTGGCCGTCCGCCTCGACGGCGCCGAGGCCGCGCTCGACGAGGCGGTCACGGCGGCCGACCGGTTCGCCGCCCGCCTGAGCCGGCTGTTCGTCCGACGTGCCCGGATCAACGCCGACCGGGCGGAGGTCAACGAGCTGATCGGGGCGCTGGTCGCCGAGGTGGCCGCCGCGGCCGACGACAGCCGGCTGGCCGACTTCCGGCAGCGCGCCGACGTCCTCCACCGCCGGGCGGTCGCGCTGCGGGGCCGGATCGACGCCTGGGTCCTGGCCCGCGCGGAGGCCGAGGCCGACCTGGTCGCCGCCCTCCAGGGGGTCGACAGCGTCGCCGAGGGGGTCGCCGCGGCCGCCGATCCGGCCCGGCCCCGCACCGGCGACCTCACCCGCCAGCTGCGCCGTCTCCGCGGCGACCCGGCCGCGCTGGCCGCCTGGTGGCGCGGGTTGCGCCGCGCCGAGCAGCAGGCGCTCACGACCGAGCACCCCGGGTTGGTCGGCAACACCGGCGGGGTGTCGATGGCCGAGCGCGACGAGGCCAACCGCGGGGAGCTCGCCCGCGACCTCGACTACTACCGGGAGCGGGAGAAGGACGACCAGCTCACCAGCAAGGACGAACGGGTGCTCGACAACGCGAGGTCCGTGGACCGTGCTCTCGACGAGCACGCCGGCCCGACCGACGACGCCGGGGCCCACCTCACCAAGCTGCTCGCCTACGCGCCGGGCCTGCACTCCGGCGACGGCGGGGTGGCGGTGGGCTTCGGCGACCCGGACACCGCCGACCACGTCTCGGTCAACGTGCCCGGCCTGACGACCGACACCTCCAGCATCGGGGGGAATCTCGACAAGACCTTCGTCCTGCACGAAGCGGCGGTCGGCGAGGAGAGGGGCAGCGTCGCGACCGTCTACTGGGCCGACTACGACGCCCCGAGCGGCAACCCGCTCAACCCGCTGGACCCGCTCGGGCAGGCCGACTTCGACGGCGTCGCTCTCACCGACAAGGCCGAGGCGGGCGGCGAGCGGTTCGGCGACTTCGTCGACGGCGTCCGCGGCTCCGACCAGGGTCCGCCCGCCCACCTGACCGCGATCGGCCACAGCTACGGCTCGACCGCCGTCGGGCACGCCCTGGCCGAGGGACTGCCCGTCGACGACGTCGTCCTGCTCGGCAGCCCCGGCGTCCCGGCCGACACCGCCGGCGAGCTCACCGACGCCCAGGTCTGGGTCGGCAGCAAGGACCACGACCCGGTCTCCCTGCTCGGCAGTGGCGACCGCGGCGGTGTCGGCGCCCTCGGCCACGACCCGGCCGACACCGCCTTCGGCGGCACCCGGTTCGAGACCGGGGAGGGCGACCTGCGGGCCGAGGAGCTGCTCCACAACCACACGTCGTACTTCACCGGGACCTCGCTGGCCAACCTGGCCCACGTCGTGGCCGGTGCCGACGACGAGGTCAGCGAGCAACCGCCACGCGGCGCGCCCGGCGGCGGGCACCTCACCCTGCCCGAGCTCCTGGTCGCCGCCAGCGGCGCGAGTGCCGGAGAGAGACTCGCGGACGGCGGGAGGTGGCTGTGGGAGCACTCGAAGTTCGGTGGGAGGCTGTGA
- a CDS encoding VWA domain-containing protein, whose translation MSRYRRYDGGDPLAPPVDIAEALDAIGQDVMAGYSPERAMREFLRRGGQDQSGLDDLARRVAERRRDLLQRHNLDGTLEEVRELLDKAVLEERKQLARDAMMDDGDRAFRELRLQNLPDSPAAAVTELGDYDWQSREAREAFEQIKDLLGRELLDQRFAGMKQALENATDEDRQAINEMLGDLNELLEKHARGEDTPEDFDEFMAKHGQHFPENPQDIDELLDALAQRSAAAQRMLNSMSAEQRAELMQLSAQAFGSPALMEQLDRLDANLMSLRPGEDWGGSEQFGDGDPSTTGLGLGDGTGVLQDLADLDALADQLSQGYGGARLDDVDLDKLARQLGSEAAVDARKLQELEKALRESGAMERGFDGELRLTPKAMRQLGRALLRDVAQRMSGRQGQRDVRQAGAAGDLSGATRAWEFGDTEPWDLPRTMLNGVLRRAGDPGGRLLSIDDVEVAETEARTQAAVALCVDTSFSMAMDGRWVPMKQTALALHTLIGSRFRGDSLELIGFGRHAQTMRIEELTALDARWAKGTNLHHALLLANRHFRKHPNAQPVLLIVTDGEPTSHLESSGDVFFSYPPHPTTIALAVRELDNARRLGAQTTFFRLGDDPGLARFIESMARRVEGSVIAPESDDLGAAVVGSYLGSRRGGADGRGSGPGTYGDWFGSRGFWVG comes from the coding sequence GTGAGCCGCTACCGCAGGTACGACGGCGGCGACCCGCTCGCTCCGCCCGTCGACATCGCCGAGGCGCTCGACGCCATCGGCCAGGACGTGATGGCCGGCTACAGCCCCGAGCGCGCGATGCGCGAGTTCCTGCGGCGCGGCGGACAGGACCAGTCCGGGCTCGACGACCTCGCCCGCCGGGTGGCCGAACGGCGTCGCGACCTGCTGCAGCGGCACAACCTCGACGGCACGCTCGAGGAGGTGCGCGAGCTGCTGGACAAGGCGGTCCTCGAGGAGCGCAAGCAGCTGGCCCGCGACGCGATGATGGACGACGGCGACCGCGCGTTCCGCGAGCTGCGGCTGCAGAACCTGCCCGACTCGCCCGCCGCCGCCGTGACCGAGCTCGGCGACTACGACTGGCAGTCCCGCGAGGCCCGCGAGGCCTTCGAGCAGATCAAGGACCTGCTCGGCCGCGAGCTCCTCGACCAGCGCTTCGCGGGCATGAAGCAGGCCCTCGAGAACGCCACCGACGAGGACCGGCAGGCGATCAACGAGATGCTCGGCGACCTCAACGAGCTGCTCGAGAAGCACGCGCGCGGCGAGGACACCCCCGAGGACTTCGACGAGTTCATGGCCAAGCACGGCCAGCACTTCCCCGAGAACCCGCAGGACATCGACGAGCTGCTCGACGCCCTCGCCCAGCGCTCGGCCGCCGCGCAGCGGATGCTCAACTCGATGAGCGCCGAGCAGCGCGCCGAGCTGATGCAGCTCTCCGCCCAGGCGTTCGGGTCGCCGGCGCTGATGGAGCAGCTCGACCGGCTCGATGCGAACCTGATGTCGCTGCGCCCCGGCGAGGACTGGGGCGGCTCCGAGCAGTTCGGCGACGGCGACCCCTCGACAACCGGCCTGGGCCTCGGCGACGGCACCGGCGTCCTGCAGGACCTCGCCGACCTGGACGCGCTGGCCGACCAGCTGTCCCAGGGGTACGGCGGTGCCCGCCTCGACGACGTCGACCTCGACAAGCTGGCCCGACAGCTCGGCTCCGAGGCCGCCGTCGACGCCCGCAAGCTGCAGGAGCTCGAGAAGGCGCTGCGCGAGTCGGGCGCGATGGAGCGCGGCTTCGACGGCGAGCTGCGGCTCACGCCGAAGGCGATGCGCCAGCTCGGGAGGGCGCTGCTGCGCGACGTGGCCCAGCGGATGTCCGGCCGTCAGGGGCAGCGCGACGTACGCCAGGCCGGCGCCGCCGGCGACCTGTCCGGCGCGACCCGGGCGTGGGAGTTCGGCGACACCGAACCCTGGGACCTGCCCCGCACCATGCTCAACGGCGTCCTGCGCCGCGCCGGCGACCCCGGCGGCCGGCTGCTCTCGATCGACGACGTCGAGGTCGCCGAGACCGAGGCGCGCACCCAGGCAGCGGTCGCGCTCTGCGTCGACACCAGCTTCTCGATGGCAATGGACGGCCGTTGGGTGCCGATGAAGCAGACCGCGCTCGCACTGCACACCCTGATCGGATCCCGCTTCCGCGGCGACAGCCTGGAGCTGATCGGCTTCGGCCGGCACGCCCAGACCATGCGGATCGAGGAGCTCACCGCCCTCGACGCCCGCTGGGCCAAGGGCACCAACCTCCACCACGCACTCCTGCTGGCCAACCGCCACTTCCGCAAGCACCCCAACGCCCAGCCGGTGCTGCTCATCGTCACCGACGGTGAGCCGACCTCGCACCTGGAGTCGAGCGGCGACGTGTTCTTCTCCTATCCGCCGCACCCGACGACCATCGCGCTCGCCGTACGCGAGCTCGACAATGCCCGCCGGCTCGGCGCGCAGACCACGTTCTTCCGGCTCGGCGACGATCCCGGCCTGGCCCGGTTCATCGAGTCGATGGCCCGCCGTGTCGAGGGCTCCGTGATCGCCCCCGAGTCCGACGACCTGGGTGCCGCGGTCGTCGGCTCCTACCTCGGCTCGCGTCGTGGCGGCGCGGACGGACGCGGCTCCGGCCCGGGGACCTACGGCGACTGGTTCGGTTCGCGCGGCTTCTGGGTCGGCTGA
- a CDS encoding OsmC family peroxiredoxin yields MADPSPFGVRVSSGTLRAGEGVVLPHAWTEEGVLAGPATNGAQVLHLAVALCVLNDTYREARRLDVPVLGVAVTADGGFDDVWTSTGIGYDIALDTTAPSETVQLLLEVVDEVAEIPRALRAGADVRRMLT; encoded by the coding sequence ATGGCTGATCCTTCCCCGTTCGGCGTCCGGGTCTCCTCCGGCACCCTCCGCGCAGGCGAGGGCGTCGTGCTCCCGCACGCCTGGACCGAGGAGGGCGTGCTCGCCGGGCCGGCGACCAACGGCGCCCAGGTGCTCCACCTCGCGGTGGCGCTGTGCGTGCTCAACGACACCTACCGCGAGGCCCGGCGGCTCGACGTACCTGTCCTCGGGGTCGCGGTCACCGCCGACGGTGGCTTCGACGACGTGTGGACCTCGACCGGGATCGGCTACGACATCGCGCTCGACACCACCGCCCCCTCCGAGACGGTCCAGCTGCTGCTCGAGGTGGTCGACGAGGTGGCCGAGATCCCGCGCGCGCTGCGTGCCGGCGCCGACGTACGAAGGATGCTGACGTGA
- a CDS encoding AAA family ATPase, with product MTTTAPTISTLGELRASGHQHKHLRAELRDNLLARLAAGEDPWPGLHGFEDTVVPQLERAIIAGHDVVLLGERGQGKTRLLRTLVGLLDEWTPVISGSELGEHPYDPVTVTSKAAVASYGDDLRISWRHREERYAEKLATPDTSVADLIGDVDPMKVAEGRSLGDPETIHFGLIPRSHRGIVAINELPDLAERIQVAMLNVMEERDIQIRGYVLRLPLDVFVVASANPEDYTNRGRIITPLKDRFGAEIRTHYPKALDAEIAVIRQEADLLPDRVDVPDFLVEILARFTRNLRESSAVDQRSGVSARFAIAGAETIAAAALRRATIQGEDRAVARVVDLETAVDVLGGKIEFESGEEGREAEILTHLLRTATAETVREKLRGLDFALLVEAIEEGATVVTGGQVTARDVLAGLPVLGESDLYDQVCERVNGEGGGRTDGERAAAIELALEGLFLARKIGKDEQIGEAGVETVYG from the coding sequence GTGACCACTACGGCTCCGACGATCTCCACCCTCGGCGAGCTGCGCGCCTCCGGCCACCAGCACAAGCACCTGAGGGCCGAGCTGCGCGACAACCTGTTGGCCCGGCTGGCCGCGGGGGAGGACCCCTGGCCCGGCCTGCACGGCTTCGAGGACACCGTCGTCCCGCAGCTCGAGCGCGCGATCATCGCCGGCCACGACGTCGTCCTCCTCGGCGAGCGCGGCCAGGGCAAGACCCGCCTGCTGCGCACCCTGGTCGGCCTGCTCGACGAGTGGACCCCCGTGATCTCCGGCTCCGAGCTCGGCGAACACCCCTACGACCCGGTCACCGTGACCTCGAAGGCCGCCGTGGCGTCGTACGGCGACGACCTGCGGATCTCGTGGCGCCACCGCGAGGAGCGGTACGCCGAGAAGCTGGCCACGCCCGACACCAGCGTCGCCGACCTGATCGGCGACGTCGACCCGATGAAGGTCGCCGAGGGCCGCTCGCTCGGCGACCCGGAGACCATCCACTTCGGCCTGATCCCCCGCTCCCACCGGGGCATCGTCGCGATCAACGAGCTGCCCGACCTCGCCGAGCGGATCCAGGTCGCGATGCTCAACGTGATGGAGGAGCGCGACATCCAGATCCGCGGCTACGTCCTGCGGCTGCCGCTCGACGTGTTCGTCGTCGCCTCCGCCAACCCGGAGGACTACACCAACCGCGGCCGGATCATCACGCCCCTCAAGGACCGCTTCGGTGCCGAGATCCGCACCCACTACCCGAAGGCACTCGACGCCGAGATCGCCGTGATCCGGCAGGAGGCCGACCTGCTCCCCGACCGGGTCGACGTCCCCGACTTCCTGGTCGAGATCCTGGCCCGCTTCACCCGCAACCTGCGTGAGTCCAGCGCCGTCGACCAGCGCTCCGGCGTCTCCGCACGGTTCGCGATCGCCGGTGCCGAGACGATCGCTGCCGCCGCGCTGCGCCGAGCCACGATCCAGGGCGAGGACCGCGCCGTCGCCCGGGTCGTCGACCTCGAGACCGCGGTCGACGTCCTCGGCGGCAAGATCGAGTTCGAGTCCGGCGAGGAGGGCCGGGAGGCCGAGATCCTCACCCACCTGCTGCGTACGGCGACCGCCGAGACCGTCCGCGAGAAGCTCCGCGGCCTCGACTTCGCCCTGCTCGTCGAGGCCATCGAGGAGGGCGCCACCGTCGTGACCGGCGGGCAGGTCACCGCCCGCGACGTGCTGGCCGGCCTGCCGGTGCTCGGCGAGTCCGACCTCTACGACCAGGTCTGCGAACGGGTGAACGGTGAGGGCGGCGGCCGCACCGACGGCGAGCGCGCCGCGGCGATCGAGCTCGCGCTCGAGGGCCTGTTCCTGGCCCGCAAGATCGGCAAGGACGAGCAGATCGGCGAGGCCGGCGTGGAGACCGTCTATGGCTGA
- a CDS encoding adenylate/guanylate cyclase domain-containing protein produces MAIVVGLLCVLVVGLLGLVLAFARDRGQLQRQLADTQAHVAQLESDLDAALRPPPPSNSAERAVRRVIRTASRVRSHGITGLIQSTVEDLQTWASDDERADILNMAASDGTVTLFFSDIEESTPLNDRLGDATWVKVLAAHDRVLRTQIEKYRGQVVKTAGDGFMVAFRDSEAACRAALGIQRDLPRDVTLRRYGPILVRIGIHTGQVVARDGDYFGRNVAMAARVANLAHGGEILASDAVRVALDDDAALTLVERDAVELKGLAGEHVIWEILPPAS; encoded by the coding sequence GTGGCGATCGTCGTCGGGCTCCTGTGCGTGCTGGTGGTCGGCCTGCTCGGCCTCGTCCTGGCCTTCGCCCGCGACCGCGGGCAGCTGCAGCGCCAGCTCGCCGACACCCAGGCGCACGTCGCCCAGCTCGAGTCGGACCTCGACGCCGCATTGCGTCCCCCGCCGCCGAGCAACTCCGCCGAGCGCGCCGTACGACGGGTGATCCGGACCGCCTCGAGGGTCCGGTCCCACGGCATCACCGGGCTGATCCAGAGCACCGTCGAGGACCTGCAGACCTGGGCCAGCGACGACGAGCGCGCCGACATCCTCAACATGGCTGCATCCGACGGCACGGTCACCCTGTTCTTCTCCGACATCGAGGAGTCGACGCCGCTCAACGACCGGCTCGGCGACGCGACCTGGGTGAAGGTGCTGGCCGCGCACGACCGGGTGCTGCGCACGCAGATCGAGAAGTACCGCGGCCAGGTCGTGAAGACCGCGGGCGACGGGTTCATGGTGGCCTTCCGCGACAGCGAGGCCGCCTGCCGCGCCGCGCTGGGGATCCAGCGCGACCTGCCCCGCGACGTGACCCTGCGCCGTTACGGGCCGATCCTGGTGCGGATCGGGATCCACACCGGCCAGGTGGTCGCTCGCGACGGCGACTACTTCGGCCGCAACGTCGCCATGGCGGCTCGCGTCGCCAACCTCGCCCACGGTGGCGAGATCCTGGCCAGCGACGCGGTGCGGGTCGCGCTCGATGACGACGCGGCGCTCACGCTCGTGGAGCGGGACGCGGTGGAGCTCAAGGGGCTCGCCGGCGAGCACGTGATCTGGGAGATCCTCCCGCCGGCGAGCTGA
- a CDS encoding lipid-transfer protein, with product MSVVIAGAGMHPWGKWGRNFTEYGVHAAREALKDSGIAWADVDLVVGGETVRNGYAGYVAGSTFAQALGWNGARIATSYAACATGAQAIDTARARILAGMSEVALVVGADTTPKGFLAPNAGERWNDPDWLRFRLLGMTNPAYFALYARRRMDLYGATAEDFAQVKVKNAKHGLENPNARFRKESSVEEVLASPMVSDPLHLLDICATSDGAAAVVLTSAEYAKRHGIASPVTVSAVSTVTPTFPNTVIDMPLLSTDSSALTGVPERTFKESIGQAAYEEAGIDPADVDVAEVYDLSTALELDWIEDLQLCKRGEAEALLRAGDTTLGGRIPVNPSGGLACFGEAVPAQAIAQVCELTWQLQGRAEGRQVEGAKVGITANQGLFGHGSSVILSV from the coding sequence ATGAGCGTCGTGATCGCGGGTGCGGGCATGCACCCCTGGGGCAAGTGGGGCCGCAACTTCACGGAGTACGGCGTGCACGCCGCCCGCGAGGCCCTCAAGGACTCCGGCATCGCGTGGGCCGACGTCGACCTCGTCGTCGGCGGCGAGACCGTGCGCAACGGGTACGCCGGCTACGTCGCCGGCTCGACCTTCGCCCAGGCGCTGGGCTGGAACGGCGCCCGGATCGCGACGTCGTACGCCGCCTGCGCGACCGGCGCCCAGGCCATCGACACGGCCCGGGCCCGGATCCTGGCCGGCATGAGCGAGGTCGCGCTGGTCGTCGGCGCCGACACGACGCCCAAGGGCTTCCTGGCTCCCAACGCAGGTGAGCGCTGGAACGACCCCGACTGGCTGCGCTTCCGGCTGCTCGGCATGACCAACCCGGCGTACTTCGCCCTCTACGCGCGGCGCCGGATGGACCTCTACGGCGCCACCGCCGAGGACTTCGCCCAGGTCAAGGTCAAGAACGCCAAGCACGGACTGGAGAACCCCAACGCCCGCTTCCGCAAGGAGTCGTCGGTCGAGGAGGTCCTCGCCTCGCCGATGGTCTCCGACCCGCTGCACCTGCTCGACATCTGCGCGACCTCCGACGGTGCCGCCGCGGTGGTGCTGACCAGCGCGGAGTACGCCAAGAGGCACGGCATCGCCTCCCCGGTCACCGTCTCCGCCGTCTCGACGGTCACGCCGACCTTCCCGAACACGGTCATCGACATGCCGCTGCTCTCGACCGACTCGTCGGCCCTGACCGGCGTGCCCGAGCGGACGTTCAAGGAGTCGATCGGCCAGGCGGCCTACGAGGAGGCCGGCATCGACCCCGCCGACGTCGACGTGGCCGAGGTCTACGACCTCTCGACGGCGCTCGAGCTGGACTGGATCGAGGACCTCCAGCTGTGCAAGCGCGGCGAGGCCGAGGCGCTGCTCCGCGCGGGCGACACCACCCTGGGCGGCCGGATCCCGGTCAACCCGTCCGGTGGCCTGGCCTGCTTCGGGGAGGCCGTGCCCGCCCAGGCGATCGCGCAGGTCTGCGAGCTCACCTGGCAGCTCCAGGGCCGCGCCGAGGGCCGGCAGGTCGAGGGCGCCAAGGTCGGCATCACCGCCAACCAGGGCCTGTTCGGCCACGGCTCGTCGGTGATCCTCTCGGTCTGA
- a CDS encoding OB-fold domain-containing protein: MTATPVIEGWFTTGDEPRLLASRCTTCSNVVFPPVSGAAGAAAFYCRNPACDGTEHDTVELSRRGRVWSYTDAQYQPPAPYVAPTDPFQPFALAAVELPEGIVVLGQVADGFGVGDMKVGTEVDLVVETLNVDETGERTIYRWRPVA, encoded by the coding sequence ATGACCGCGACCCCCGTCATCGAGGGCTGGTTCACCACCGGCGACGAGCCCCGGCTCCTCGCCTCGCGCTGCACGACGTGCAGCAACGTCGTCTTCCCGCCGGTCTCCGGCGCCGCCGGCGCCGCTGCGTTCTACTGCCGCAACCCCGCGTGCGACGGCACCGAGCACGACACCGTCGAGCTCTCGCGGCGCGGCCGGGTGTGGTCCTACACCGACGCGCAGTACCAGCCCCCGGCGCCGTACGTCGCGCCCACCGACCCGTTCCAGCCGTTCGCGCTGGCCGCGGTCGAGCTCCCCGAGGGGATCGTCGTGCTCGGCCAGGTGGCCGACGGCTTCGGCGTCGGTGACATGAAGGTCGGCACCGAGGTCGACCTGGTCGTCGAGACGCTCAACGTCGACGAGACCGGTGAGCGCACCATCTACCGCTGGAGGCCTGTCGCATGA